The Sandaracinus amylolyticus genomic interval GCGCGGCTCTGAGCGCTGGAAATCGCTAGCGAATTCGCGTCCCCCGCGGTGGACTGATCCGTGCTGGGCGAGCTGCGGATCTCGCCTCATGCATCACCGGATCTGCGTGCTCCTGGTCTCGCTCGGCGCGACGTCGAGCCTCGCGTGCTCGCTCGAGCGCGTGGGGTTCGAGCCACCCCCGCGCGACTGCCCCGGACAGGACTGTCCCGCCCCCGCCGGCGACGGCGGGACACCGCGGCCCGGCGCGTGCGGCGACGCGGTGTGCGCAGCCGGCGAGGACTGCGCGTCGTGCCCCGCGGACTGCGGCGCGTGCACCGACGCGTGCGAGAGCGGGCTCGCGCCCAACGTCGACTACGGCGAGGATGTCCAGCCGATCTTCGACGCGCGCTGCGTCGGCTGCCACGGCGGGACCGATCCCGCGGCCGGCCTGCGCCTCGACACCCTGCTCGGCTTGCTCGCGGGCAGCGCCTCGGGCCCGGTGATCACGCCGTGCAGCTGCCGCGACAGCTTGCTCTGGAAGAAGCTCGGGCCCGACCCGTTCACCGGCGATCGCATGCCGCTCGGGGGCGCGCCGCTCTCGGACGCGGAGATCGCGCGCATCTGCCAGTGGCTCGACGAAGGCGCGGAGTCGCGCTTCGACCCCACGACCTGCGGCGCGCCGGTGGGCCCTCCGCGCGGCGCGTGCGACGAGTGCGGCGACGGAGTGTGCGGCGTGACCGAGTCGTGCGGGTCGTGCGTGATCGACTGCGGGTGCGAGCCCCCGCCGCCCGAGCGCGACGTCACCGCGCCGGCGTTCGAGGGCGCGCGCGACGCCGAGTCACCCTCGCCGGCGCAGTGCGTGGTGTCGTGGCGCCCGGCGGTCGACGACGTGACGCCGTCGGAGGCGATCGTCTACGAGGTGTTCGCCGGGCCGCGCGACACGGTCCCCGACCTCTCGCGCCCCGTCGCGGTCACCGCGCCCGGCGCGACGTCGCACGTGCTCGCGATCGGACCGGGCGAGCGCGTCGACGTCGTGGTGCGCGCGGTCGACGCCGCGGGCAACCGCGACACGAACCTGCGCGCCCGCGAGTGCGACGGGCGGGACTAGCTCCCCGACCGCGTCCCGTTCCCGAACGATCAACCGCGCGTCGAGAGCGACACGCGCTTGTCGAAGTTGCCGCTCAGCCGGCTGTACGTGAGCTTCGCGTCGACGATCGCGACCTGGCGGAAGCCCGACGCGGGATCGAGCTTCAGCTCGAAGCGCTGCTTGCGCGCGATCGTGCCCGCGAGGTGGATCGCGGTCTCGAGCACGTGCTCGCCCGGCTCGATCTCGACGCTCACCGAGAAGCCGTCGCGGAAGCTCCCGTCGTAGAGCATCCGATCGCCGAGCGTCACCACGAGGCGCGGATCGTTCAGGAAGAACCCGGGCGGCGGAAAGCTGACGTTCAGACGCATGGGCTCAGGATGTCACGGCCTCATCGCTCGTGGATCTTCTCGCCCCGCTCGAGCATCGCGACGAACTGCTCGATGCGCCGCGCCCGCGTCTCGGGCTTCTTCGCGGTCTGGAGGCGATGGAGGATCGCGTAGCGGTTCGTCGCGTCGAGCGTCGCGAACGACGCGCGCGCCTCCGCGCTCTTCGCGAGCGCGGCCTCGAGATCCTCGGGCACCTTCGCGTTGCTCGGCGAGTCGTATGCCGCGTCCCAGCGGCCGTCGGCCTTCGCGCGCTCGACCTCGCGCAGCCCGGCCTCGCGCATCGCGCCGCTCGCGATCAGCGCCTCGGCCTTCGCGCGGTTGATCTTCGACCAGATGCTGCGCGCGCCGCGCGGGGTGAAGCGCTGGAGCCACCACTCCGCGCCGTCGCCCTTCTTCTGGCCGTCGATCCACCCGAAGCAGAGCGCGACGTCGAGCGCCTCGGGGTACGTGACCGAGGGCGTGCCCGTCCCCTTCTTCGCGAGCCGGAGCCACAGGCCGCGCGAGCTCGTGTGGTTCGCCTCGAGCCACTCGCGCCACGCATCGGGCGACGCGAACGTGCGCGTCTCGTCGGTCGTCATCGCACCTCCATCGCGTCGCTCACGCCGTTGGCGCGGCAGATCGCCGAGTACACGTCGGCGCTGCGGCGCGCGGTGCGCGCCTGGGTCGCGCGATCGAGCGCGAGCAGGCCGAACGGGGTGGACCATCCCTCGGCCCACTCGAAGTTGTCGAGCAGCGACCACACGAAGTAGCCGCGCACGTCGGCGCCCTGCGCGATCGCGTCGTGCACCGCGCGCACGTGCGAGACGAGGTAGCTCGGGCGGCGCGTGTCGGTGGGATCGAACATGCCGTTCTCGGTCACGTAGAGCGGCAGCCGCGGGAACGTGCGCGAGAGGCGCAGCAGCTGGCGCGTGAGGCCCTCGGGGTGGATCTCGCCCCAGTCGTTCGAGTCGGTGTGCACGGTGTCGCGCGCGTCGCGGCGACCGAAGAGCTCGCCCGGATGGCGCGCGTCGAAGCGCACGCGGTAGCGCCCGTAGTAGTTGAGCCCGACGAAGTCGAGCGCGGGGCCGCCCGAGACGCGCAGGATCGGCGCGCGCTCTTCGCGGAGCGCGAGCGGGAACCGGAAGCGTGCGTGGGCGAGCGCGTCGAGCACGACGCCGTTGAACGCCCAGTCCTGCGCCGCCGCGACCGCGCGATCGCGCACGCTCGAGGGGTCGAACGGATCGAGCGCGGGCATGTTGATCACGAGCCCGACCTGCGCGTCGGGGCGCGCGTCGTGCACCGCGTGGAACGCGGCGCCGTGGGCGACGAGCTGCGCGCGCAGCGCCTTCATGCCGAGCGCGGGGTTGCCGCGCCCGGGCGGCCACGCGGTGCCGACGTAGCCCATCAGCGCGAGCACCGAGGGCTCGTTCAGCGTGGTCCACAGCGGGACGAGATCACCGAGCCGGCGCGCGCAGCGATCGGCGTAGCGCGCGAAGCGATCGGGCGCGTCCTCCGCGAGCCAGCTCCCGCGCACCGCGAGCCAGTACGGCAGCGTGAAGTGGTTGAGGCCGACCATCGTGGTGAGCCCGAGCTCGCGCGCCTTCTCGAGCAGGCGCGCGTAGCGATCGAACGCGCCCTCGTCGAACACCCCGGGCCGCGGCTCGAGCCGGCTCCACTCGAGCGAGAGACGGATCGCGGAGTGGCCCATCGTGCGCGCCCGCGCGAAGTCCTCCTCCGCGCGCCCGGCCCACCACTCGCACGCGCGCCCGGCGCGATCGCCGCCGTGGATGCGCCCGGTCCGCGCTTCCCACGCGGCCCAGTCGCTCTGGGTCTGCGCGCCCTCGACCTGATGCGACGAGGTCGCGGTGCCCCACAGGAAGCGCGGTGGGAACGTGATCGCGGACGCGCCGCGCTGCGCGCGCGACGCGTCCTCTCGCTCGATCGTCGGTCGGCTCACCCGCGCATCGTACGACGGCGACGCAGGCGCGTGATCGCGGCGAGCCCGATCACGATCCCGAAGACGAGCGCTCCGTCCTGACGCCCGCGCTCCGCGCCGGCGGCGACCGTGCAGCACCCGTCGCCGGTGCCCGGCGGACGACGACGACGGCCCGCGTCGGGCTCGCTCATGCCGGCGTCGAGCATGTTGACCGGCGGCATCCCCGAGTCCACGCCGCTCACGCCGCCGTCGGGACGCGGCGTGCCCGCGTCGACCTCGGGCGGCATCGCGACGCACGCGCCCGCGCGGCAGATCTCGCCCTCGGGGCACGTCGCGCCCACGCACGCGTCGACGCACGCGCCGGCGCGACAGATCATGCCGGGGCTGCACGACACCGTCGCGCACCCGCTGGGCACGCAGCGCCCGGTGCTCGCCTGGCACTCCTCGCCCGCGCCGCACGAGCCGCCGAGATCACAGCGCGGCGCGCACGATCCGTCGTCGCAGGCGGTGCACTCGTCGCACATCACGGAGGCGCAGGGATCGACGCACGCGCCGCCGATGCAGATGGTCGGCGCGGGGCACGTCACGCCGCCGCACGCATCGACGCAGGCGCCGCCGCGGCAGCGCTCGCCGGGCGGGCACGTCACGCCGACGCACGCGCTCTCGACGCAGCCGGTGTCGGTGCAGGTCAAGCCGGTGGGGCACCCACCCTCGAAGCACGTGCCCACGCACGCGCCGTCGATGCAGCGCTGGCCCGATGCGCAGAGCGCGCCCTCGCCCTCGTCGTCGACCATGCCGTCGCAGTCGTCGTCGAGCTGGTTGCAGCGCTCGGCGCGCGGCGTCACCTGGGGCACGCACGAGGTCGTGCACGACGCGCCGCTGCACGCGCACGAGATGCGGCCCGCCGCGCACGCGCCCTCCATCTCGGTGTCGCACTCCTGGCCGGCCGTCGGGCACTGCACCGCGCCGCCGCGCAGCTGGAACCGCCACACACCGGGCATGCCGACGTTCGACTCCTCGCAGAGCCGGCGGTTGATCGTGCGGCTCTCGCGCGACCCCGGGATCTCGTAGAAGTTCGTCATGTTCCCGGCGTCGAAGCCCGACTGCACGGCGACGCCGGCGCGGCAGCGCCCGCCGGTGCACGGTGCGGTGGGATCGATCGGGCAGACGCCGAACAAGCAGGTGGCCTCCTGCGCGAAGCCACCGGAGCCGCCGCTCGCGTCACCGACGTCCCACTCGCAGCGGTTGAACCGGAACTCGACGTTGAAGTCGCCCGCGCTCTCGCCGCACACCTCGGCGGCCTCGAGGATGAGCTGGAAGCTGTTGCGGCGATCGTCGTGGCAGTCGAAGTAGCCGACCTCGTCCCAGGTGAAGACCGCGAGGCCCTCCTCGAAGTGCCACCACACCTGGTTGTCGGCGAAGGGCTGGCAGGGGCCGCACTCGGTGCAGGTCTGACCGAACGACTCCTGGCACATGTCGTCGGCGGTGCGGATGTCCACGTCCGCCCAGAAGGGCGCGATCATCGGCTGGTTCGCGACCGGGAACGGATCGGGCGTGAACGTGCGGACGCGGCCGCTGAACGTGATGTTGCCGTTCGTGTTGACGAAGATCTGGTTGTGCGTGCGGTCGAAGAACCGCAGGCCCATCGGGAAGTAGGGCCGGATGTCGATCGGCGGCGAGCTGCCGTCGTCGTTCTGCGACAGACAGCTCGCGTTCGTGCCGAACCCCGCGGCGCCGCCGAAGCCCGTGCGGAGATCGGTGCCGCAGAAGCGGTTCCCTGCGACGTCGTCGGTGGTGTCGCCGGGAAGGCAGCGCTGCGCGGACGCAGACGCGCATGGAACGAGCGCCGCGATCAGCACGGCGAGACAAGCGAAGTCACGAAGTCGAAGCATCGGCTGCACCCCTCGGGCGCCGATTCTAGGAGCGCGGTCAAGCGGAGCCGGGCGAAGGGGGCCAGGAGACCCCGCGCCGGCTCACGCGGCGGCGCGACGCGCTTCCACCTGCGCGACGCGGCGCGCGCCCTGCACGAGCAGCTGGGCGAACGAGCGATGCGCAGGCAGCGACGCATCACGCGCGTCGGCGTCGATCCAGCGCGCGAGCGTGTCCGCGAAGCGGACCGCGCCGTCGTCGAGCGCGAGCGCGTGGCGCACCTCGCGAAGGAAGCGCGCTTCGCCGGGATCGATCACGCGGTCGGCCAGCGCGGTCCACACCGCGGCCGCGTACGCGAGCAGGCGCTCGCGATCCGATGCGCCCGCGAGCGTGCGCCACGCGTCGCTCGGCCCGTGCCCGATCGCGCTCGCCGCGTCGTCGCTCGGGTGCACGAGACCGAGCGCGATCTGCGCGCCGCGCGCTGCTGCGATCTCGCGATCGGCCACGTCCCCGTCGGCCCACAGCGTGGCGACGACGAGATCGAGGAGAGCACGCTGCAGCGTGGCGTCGAAGGCGAGGAGCGCGGACATCGAAACCTCCGGGGGCGCGTCGATGCGACGACGACGTGAGACGCGCGAGCGCGGCGTTCGGTTCGTGCGCGTTGCAACCGAGCGCGCGGTGTCGTGATTCCCTCTGGGGCGGATCGCGCCCGACGGGAAGAGACCGACGCCCGCGCGACGTAGGATCCACGATGGGCACCGAACGACGCGGCGCGGTCGCGCTCGCCACGATGGTCGCGGTCGCGCTCGCGACGCTGGTCGTCCTCGCGGACACCGATCGCATCACGCCGCTGCTCGTCTTCGTCCACGCGGTGCCGCTCGGGGACAAGCTCGGGCACCTCGTGCTGATCGGGCTGCTCGCGCTCGTCGTCGAGCTCGCGACCGCCGGGCGCGTCGTGTCGATCGCGCGCGCGCCGATCCGCATCGGCAGCGCGGTCGTGCTCGCGCTCGTCGTGCTCGAGGAGATCTCGCAGCGCTGGGTGCCGGCGCGCAGCTTCGACTACGGCGATCTCGCGGCGGACGTGATCGGCATCGCGGTGCTCGGCACGCTCGGCGCGCGCCTCGCGCGGCAGCGCGCGCGCACGACCGGTGCGGCGACGTGATCGTCGCCGCGTCCGATCGCGTGCGTCACTCCCAGACCTGGATCGTCTCGGGCGCGCGCGTGCGGTACGTCGCGTCGACGTAGTCGACCACGTCGAGCAGGAAGGTCTCCATCGCGGGCCCGTTCGGCGTGCTCTCGGGCGCGTCGGTGTAGAACGTCCCGTTCACGCACTCCGCGCCGCGACAGCGGCCGTCGGGGAACACGAAGATCGCCTTCTGGAACCGCTGCGCCTGGGGCAGGCGCGCGTCGCTCATGAAGTTCCAGAGCAGGAGCCCGGTCGCGAGCAGATCGCTCGGCTCCATGCCGTAGCCGTGGAGGAAGTAGACGACCGGATAGCGATACTCCGCGTACTGCGGATGGAAATAGCCGGGCGGCAGGATGATCGTCACCGGACCGCTCCGCTGCGCGGTCGGCGCGTCGAAGTCGAGCTCGATCGAGTTCACGTGATCGCAGCCCGATCCGATCTCCGAGCACAACGAGTCGCGCACGACCTCGCGATCACCGCCGGGCCAGCGGCGATCCATCGCCGCGAGCGACGAGAACAGCCGGTGCTGGATCTGCACCACGGTGCCGACGTGACCGCCGTCGCCGTTGATCTTCTCCTGCTCGGTCGCGTCGATCGATCCGTAGCGGACCATCGCGTGCCGTCCGATCTCGTTCCACGGCACGGCCGAGAACACGAAGTCCTGGTCGCGGCCGTCGAGATAGAGCGCGCTGTGCCCGTTGTAGAAGCGCACCGGGATGCCGCGCGACGCGAACGCGCCCATCGAGTGGTGCCCCATCACGACCCAGTTGAAGAGGTCGCGCACGCCGCCGTCGGCGAACACGTCCTGCGCGCGCGCCGTCGCGTCGTCCATCTCGCGCAGCATCCCGCGCGGCGAGGCGTCGATCATGCGCTGCGCGCCCTGGGTGCGCGTGAAGACGCCGTCGCCCTCGCCCGAGTCGTACCCGCCGTCGGCGAGCTGCGCGGTGCCGTCGACTCCGTCGATGCCGAAGTCGTCGAACGGCTCGCCGTCCTGGCGATCCCAGTCGCCCTCGGTGCCGAGCGGGTTGTACTGGAAGTCGTAGTCGTCCCCCGCGGGATCGGGGTTCGTGATCGCGTCGTAGCCCTCTTCCATCTCGCTCGGGAGCCCGTCGCTCCCGACGTCGCGATAGGGCTCGCGGCCGTTGCGGATCACCGGCTCGCCGGGATCGCGGCGGCCATTGCCGTTCACGTCGACCGCATAAGCGACCTCCGCCGGAGCGCTGTTGTCGCCCTCGGGCGCCCATCGTCCGGTGTCGCCCGGCACCTCGGCTCCGTCGCAGAAGCTGATGACCGGATATCGACCCTCGGGGTTGTACTCGTCGTCGAACCATCCGGTCGCCGCGAGCTCGTCGCCGCCCTCGGGCTCGGGCGCGATGCGGATCACGTTCTCGAGCGCGCAGCGCTCGGCCGGAAGTCGATAACGCTCGGAGTCGGGCGTGCCCGGGGGCGCGACGTTCGGATCGTCGGCGTCGAGCCCGGCGTCGGTGTTCGCGTTGCCGAACATCGCCGAGAGATCACGGAAGATCTCGAGGTACTCGCGGCGATCGAAGCGCCCGCCCTGCCCGTCGTACGCGTCCTCGTACCACCAGTTCTCGAAGTGCTGCACGTGCTCCATGAACTGGCCGCGCGCGGGCGCGCGATCCTGCGACGCAGCGCTGCAGTCCACGGTGCCCGACTGGCGCTCTTCCTCGGTGCAGAACCCGCCGAGGTGATAGCGGCGGATGTACTCGAGCATGTATTGCCAATCGGTCGGGCCACCGAGCGGAGCGACGAAGTCGAAGCGATCCGGATTGCCGAGCCCGACTCGACCGCTCCCGCTGCCACCCATCGAGACGCCGGTGATGCCGCGATAGACGAAGCGGCGATCGCGGCGCTGCGGTCCCTCGTCACGCGTCACGACCTGGTACGTGCCGAGGCGCGGCGCGCGGAAGTGGAAGACGCCGTCGCCCGCGCTGCCTTCGAACACCGGATCGGCGATCGGCACGATGCGCGGCTCGGTCACGCCCGGGCCGACGTACGCGACCTCGACGTGGCCGCGATGCGCGTGCGAGGGGAGCAGCGCGAGGCGGATCGGCACCGCGAGATCGAGCTCGCGCGGGAAGCGCGTGCGACCCGCGCTGCTCGCGAGCGACACCGCAGGACCGAGCGCGCGGTAGCCCTCGGGCACGATCGCGTCGCTCGCGCACGCGATCTGCGCGTCGAACGCGTCGACCTGGAACTCGTCCTCGCGCGACGCGCCCTCGGCGAGCGCGATGCGCGCGCCGCGCAGCGATCCGCTGGTCGCCTCGATCGCCCCGCCCGGCGCGACGTTCCCGCTCGCCTCGCCCTCGCACTGCGGCACCGTCGTGCCGGTGATCGCGACCTCGAGCTCGGCCTCGACGCGCTGGCCGTCCTCGCTCGTCGCGGTCGCGGTCACGGTGAGCACACCCTCGCTCACGCCGGTGATCTCGAGCGCGTGGCGCGACGTGCCGAGCGGCTCGATCACGAGATCGCCGGGCAGCGCTTCGATCGATCCCGCGCCGCTCGTCTCGAACGAGAGCGAGACGTCGTTGCACGAGAACGGGCGCGTCAGCTCGATGGTCACGTCGCGCGTCGCGCCGACGGTCACACCGACGCTGGCGTGCGACCAGGCGACGGGCTGGAGCACGCACGGCGTGCCGCCGTCGGGCGCGGGCGGCGCGACGTCGTCGTCGCCGCAGCCGGTCAGCGAGAGCACGATGGACGTGAAGAGAAGCGCGCGGATACGGCAGGACATCGCGCGCGAGGATAACGCGACCGACTCGTGCGCTGGAAAGCACGAACATGAGTTCGGGCGAGCGCGCTCACGCTGGCCGCTCGGAACGTTGAGCTGGCCGTTTGGGACATCCTCGCCGCGGATCAGACGTCCGCGTCGAGCCCCGTCGCGCGATGGATGTCGCGCACCGCGTCGCGCAGTCGATCGACCAGCGGATGATCGAAGTCGTGCGCGAGCGCGCGCACCACCTCGCGGTAGTACCAGAGCGTCTCTTCGCGCGACGCCGTGAAGCGCGTGAACACCTCGTCGCCCATGCGCTGGTGGTCGTCGACGATGCTGCGCGCGTTGTGCAGCTTGTCCGCGGCGCTGATCAGCTTCACCTCCGCGGGCTCGTCGCGCAGGTGCGCGAGGTACGCGAGCTTGCGCGGCTTCCACGGCGCCTTGTTCTGCGCGTCGGTCGCGTCGGAGAGCGCGCGCACCAGCCGCGTCACGCGCGCGCCGAAGCGCGCCTCGAGCTCCGACGCTTGCGCGCCCGGGATGTCCTCGAGGTAGTCGTGGAGCGCGGCCGCGCAGATCTGATCTTCGTCGCCGCCGTGCTCCATCACGAGCGTCGTGACCGAGAGCAGGTGCGTCAGGTACGGCGCGCCGCTGCCCTTGCGCGCGCGTGCCGCGAACGCATCGGCGGCGAGCTGCAGCGCTTCTCCCACGCGCGGTCCGTAGAACGCGTGCGCCATGACTGGGATGCTGCCATGCGCGTGATAGGCTCGCGAGCCCGCGCGCGACCTTCGTGGGAGGCGCACGCGGCAGGAGACTTCGAATGACGACGAGCAAGATCCCCAGCGGTGCGCGTTCGGTCATCACGGGCGCGGGTAGCGGCTTCGGGCGAGCGGTGTCGCTCGCGCTCGCGGAGCGCGGCGCGCGGCTGCTGCTGAGCGACGTGTCGAAGGAGGGCCTCGCCGAGAGCGTCTCGATGGCGCGCGGCAAAGGCGCCCAGATCGAGTCGATGATCGTCGACGTGCGCGACGCCGCGCAGATCGAGGGCATGGCGAAGCGCGCCGAAGAGATGTGGGGCGGCGTCGACGTGCTCGTGAACAACGCGGGCGTCGCGGTCGCGGGCGAGGTCGGATCGATCCCGCTCGACGACTGGAAGTGGCAGGTCGACATCAACCTCTGGGGCGTCATCTACGGCTGCCACTACTTCGTGCCGAAGATGAAGGCGCACAAGTCGGGGTGGATCCTCAACGTCGCGTCGATCGCGGGCGTCGTCTCCGCGCCGATGATGGGCCCGTACAACGTGACGAAGGCGGGCGTGATCGCGCTGAGCGAGACGCTCGCGACCGAGCTCGCGACGAGCGGCATCAAGGTCACCGCGCTGTGCCCGAGCTTCTTCCGCACCAACATCCACAAGGGATCGCGCGCGACCGGGATGCTCACCGGGCGCACCGAGAAGCTCGTCACGCAGTCGAAGTGGAGCGCCGAGGAGATCGCGGAGCACGCGCTGCGCGGCCTCGAGCGCGGCCAGCTCTACGTGATGCCGCAGTCCGACGCGAAGGCGATGTGGCGCCTCAAGCGCGCGCTCGGCGGCGGATTCTTCGGCGCGATCGGCGCGGCCGCGAAGCGCGGCGTGCTCGATCGGGTGATGGGCCGGGACTGATCAGCGCGCCGGCTCGACCGAGGGCTGGTGCTCGACGTGGGTCGTCGCGTGGCTCCACGCGATCATCGCGATCACCAGCAGCGTCGGCACGATCAAGAGGAGCAGGGCCCCGAGCAGCGCGCCCTTCAGCGCGCGCGGGCTCAGCCCGGAGCCGAAGGGCTCGCGACCGCGGTCGAAGGTCTCGGCCATGACGTCAGCTCCTCACTTCGCGCTCTCGATCGCGCGGTCGTCCGGCACCACGATGCGATTGCGATCGCCGACCTCCGCGATGAGCAGGATCAGCGTCGCGACCAGCGGCGGGACGAGCAGCGCGAACAGCACGATCGCGACGAGCTTGCGCGCGTCGCTCTTGGTGTTGGGCTCGAGCGGGTGTCGTGAGTAGACCTCGGCCATCTTCGCGTCCTCGCGCGCGAACGCGTGCATCGATCGCGCCTGTGAACGCGGCCGAGGCGCGTCGACACGCGAGGCATCGTTCCGCGATACTGCGCGCGTGGCGTACGACCTCGCGATCGTGAACGGGATGGTGGTCGACGGAACCGGCGCGCCCGCGCGGCGCGCCGACGTCGGCGTGAAGGACGGGCGCATCGTGGCGATCGGCGCGCTCGAGGAGCGCGCGGCGCGCACGATCGACGCGGAGGGCGCGCTCGTCACGCCGGGGTTCGTCGATCTGCACACGCACTACGACGGACAGGCATCGTGGGACGCGTCGATGCTGCCGAGCTCGGCGCACGGCGTGACCACCGCGGTGATGGGCAACTGCGGCGTGGGATTCGCGCCGGTGCGCCCGCGCGATCGCGAGCGGCTCATCGCGCTGATGGAAGGCGTCGAGGACATCCCGGGCAGCGCGCTCGCCGAGGGCATCCGCTGGGAGTGGGAGCAGTTCGGCGAGTACCTCGACGCGCTCGATCGACGTCCGCGCACGATCGACGTCGCGGCGCAGGTGCCGCACGACGCGCTGCGCGTGTACGTGATGGGCGAGCGCGCGGTCGCGGGTGGACGCGCCACCGACGACGACGTGGCCGGGATGCGCGCGATGCTGCGCGCCGCGCTCGAGCAGGGGGCGCTCGGGTTCTCGACCGGGCGCAGCGACAACCATCGCGCCAAGGACGGCAGCGAGACGCCCGCCGCCGACGCCGAGGCGCGCGAGCTCGCGGGCATCGCGCGCGCGTTCGAGGGGCTCGGCCGCGGCGTGCTCCAGGCGGTGAGCGACTTCGACATGCACGTCTCGCCGGAGCGCTTCGACCCCGAGTTCGACGTGCTCGAGGCGATGGCCGAAGCAGCGGGCCGTCCGCTCGCGATCTCGACGCTGCAGCGCGACTCGGCGACCGATCAGTGGCGCAAGATCCTCGCGCGCATCGAGCGCGCGAGCGCGCGCGGCGTCACGATGAACGCGCTGGTCGCGCCGCGGCCGATCGGCGTGATCCTCGGGCTCGACGCCACGTTCCATCCGTTCATCGGGTTCCCCTCGTACAAGGCGATCGCGCACCTGCCGCTCGCGGAGCGCGTCGCGATCCTCTCGCGCCCCGACGTGAAGGCGAAGTTGTTGAGCGAGCGTTCAGAAAAGGTCGCGGGGGATGGATCGCCGATCCCGCCCCTCGCCGATCAGCTGCTCGCCGCGATCGACTTCGTCGCGATGCGTCTCTTCCGCATGGGCGCGACGCCGAGCTACGAGCCGCAGCGGCAGGACGCGCTCTTCGCCGAGGCGATGCGCCGCGGGGTGCCTGCGCTCGAGGTGGTCTACGACGCACTGCTCGAGGAGAGCGGCAACGCGCTGCTCTACTTCCCGCTCTACAATTACGGCGGCTACTCGCTCGACGACGTCGCGGAGATGCTGCACCACCCGCGCGCGATGGTCTCGCTCGGCGACGGCGGCGCGCACGTCGGCACGATCTGCGACGCGAGCATGTTCACGTACTTCCTCGTGCACTGGGCGCGCGATCGCGAGCGCGGTCGGTTCTCGATCGAAGACGCGGTGCGCAAGCTGACGAGCGAGCCCGCGCGCTGGGCGGGGCTCGTCGATCGCGGGGAGATCGCGATCGGTCGGCGCGCGGATCTGAACGTGATCGAGCTCGATCGTCTGGCGCTGCGCGCGCCGCGCCTGGTGCGCGATCTGCCCGCGGGCGGAAAGCGCTTCCTGCAGGACGCGATCGGCTATCGCGCGACGATCGTGCGCGGCGAGCCGATCGCGATCGATGGCGCGCTCACCGGCGCGACCCCGGGCCGCATCGTGCGCGCGTCGTGATCAATCGACCTCGGCGCGCCACAGCGCGTCGAGGTCGAGCTCGAGCGCGTCGATCCACACGATGCACTGCTCGGGGTTCACGTCGATGCCGCGGTCGACGAGCTCGACGAGCGCTGGCGGCACCCAGCACACGAGCATCGACCCGTACGACGGGCAGCCGTGAGCGCGGTCGTGGACCGAGATCCACGTGTCCCACGGGGGCACGTTGTCGGCGTCGAAGAAGC includes:
- a CDS encoding c-type cytochrome domain-containing protein, with product MHHRICVLLVSLGATSSLACSLERVGFEPPPRDCPGQDCPAPAGDGGTPRPGACGDAVCAAGEDCASCPADCGACTDACESGLAPNVDYGEDVQPIFDARCVGCHGGTDPAAGLRLDTLLGLLAGSASGPVITPCSCRDSLLWKKLGPDPFTGDRMPLGGAPLSDAEIARICQWLDEGAESRFDPTTCGAPVGPPRGACDECGDGVCGVTESCGSCVIDCGCEPPPPERDVTAPAFEGARDAESPSPAQCVVSWRPAVDDVTPSEAIVYEVFAGPRDTVPDLSRPVAVTAPGATSHVLAIGPGERVDVVVRAVDAAGNRDTNLRARECDGRD
- a CDS encoding YdeI/OmpD-associated family protein produces the protein MTTDETRTFASPDAWREWLEANHTSSRGLWLRLAKKGTGTPSVTYPEALDVALCFGWIDGQKKGDGAEWWLQRFTPRGARSIWSKINRAKAEALIASGAMREAGLREVERAKADGRWDAAYDSPSNAKVPEDLEAALAKSAEARASFATLDATNRYAILHRLQTAKKPETRARRIEQFVAMLERGEKIHER
- a CDS encoding glycoside hydrolase family 1 protein, which gives rise to MSRPTIEREDASRAQRGASAITFPPRFLWGTATSSHQVEGAQTQSDWAAWEARTGRIHGGDRAGRACEWWAGRAEEDFARARTMGHSAIRLSLEWSRLEPRPGVFDEGAFDRYARLLEKARELGLTTMVGLNHFTLPYWLAVRGSWLAEDAPDRFARYADRCARRLGDLVPLWTTLNEPSVLALMGYVGTAWPPGRGNPALGMKALRAQLVAHGAAFHAVHDARPDAQVGLVINMPALDPFDPSSVRDRAVAAAQDWAFNGVVLDALAHARFRFPLALREERAPILRVSGGPALDFVGLNYYGRYRVRFDARHPGELFGRRDARDTVHTDSNDWGEIHPEGLTRQLLRLSRTFPRLPLYVTENGMFDPTDTRRPSYLVSHVRAVHDAIAQGADVRGYFVWSLLDNFEWAEGWSTPFGLLALDRATQARTARRSADVYSAICRANGVSDAMEVR
- a CDS encoding nidogen-like domain-containing protein — protein: MLRLRDFACLAVLIAALVPCASASAQRCLPGDTTDDVAGNRFCGTDLRTGFGGAAGFGTNASCLSQNDDGSSPPIDIRPYFPMGLRFFDRTHNQIFVNTNGNITFSGRVRTFTPDPFPVANQPMIAPFWADVDIRTADDMCQESFGQTCTECGPCQPFADNQVWWHFEEGLAVFTWDEVGYFDCHDDRRNSFQLILEAAEVCGESAGDFNVEFRFNRCEWDVGDASGGSGGFAQEATCLFGVCPIDPTAPCTGGRCRAGVAVQSGFDAGNMTNFYEIPGSRESRTINRRLCEESNVGMPGVWRFQLRGGAVQCPTAGQECDTEMEGACAAGRISCACSGASCTTSCVPQVTPRAERCNQLDDDCDGMVDDEGEGALCASGQRCIDGACVGTCFEGGCPTGLTCTDTGCVESACVGVTCPPGERCRGGACVDACGGVTCPAPTICIGGACVDPCASVMCDECTACDDGSCAPRCDLGGSCGAGEECQASTGRCVPSGCATVSCSPGMICRAGACVDACVGATCPEGEICRAGACVAMPPEVDAGTPRPDGGVSGVDSGMPPVNMLDAGMSEPDAGRRRRPPGTGDGCCTVAAGAERGRQDGALVFGIVIGLAAITRLRRRRTMRG
- a CDS encoding VanZ family protein; this encodes MGTERRGAVALATMVAVALATLVVLADTDRITPLLVFVHAVPLGDKLGHLVLIGLLALVVELATAGRVVSIARAPIRIGSAVVLALVVLEEISQRWVPARSFDYGDLAADVIGIAVLGTLGARLARQRARTTGAAT
- a CDS encoding HD domain-containing protein, encoding MAHAFYGPRVGEALQLAADAFAARARKGSGAPYLTHLLSVTTLVMEHGGDEDQICAAALHDYLEDIPGAQASELEARFGARVTRLVRALSDATDAQNKAPWKPRKLAYLAHLRDEPAEVKLISAADKLHNARSIVDDHQRMGDEVFTRFTASREETLWYYREVVRALAHDFDHPLVDRLRDAVRDIHRATGLDADV
- a CDS encoding SDR family NAD(P)-dependent oxidoreductase, with translation MTTSKIPSGARSVITGAGSGFGRAVSLALAERGARLLLSDVSKEGLAESVSMARGKGAQIESMIVDVRDAAQIEGMAKRAEEMWGGVDVLVNNAGVAVAGEVGSIPLDDWKWQVDINLWGVIYGCHYFVPKMKAHKSGWILNVASIAGVVSAPMMGPYNVTKAGVIALSETLATELATSGIKVTALCPSFFRTNIHKGSRATGMLTGRTEKLVTQSKWSAEEIAEHALRGLERGQLYVMPQSDAKAMWRLKRALGGGFFGAIGAAAKRGVLDRVMGRD